Proteins from one Malaya genurostris strain Urasoe2022 chromosome 2, Malgen_1.1, whole genome shotgun sequence genomic window:
- the LOC131427007 gene encoding protein croquemort-like, with protein sequence MCCCCNCSNRAKKVWAFLGVVFIFGLAAFFGFGLPAIVDSVARGEFIMKPGTEVYDNWLDSQVPMYFDIYFWDWTNPEDIRNPNVKPNFVQRGPYVFLEVHQRHNITFNSDHTITFKQKRTWTYIPEQSNGDFYTDTVTTPHTILMSTGETVKDDPFLASIIDGLIRANNLLDGITYQDVLVQDILFNGAEDKLLAALQVLVEAFPEIVEGIEVPDWEGFAYFAERNNSIEYDGEFRMGTGTDMWPRTGLMTAWNGEPTVPYYRGECGRVHGSTGQVNPPMTREQIDSQENFILFVTDLCSAISLKYDGEFELSGVRGGVWIGDSRVFDGGHNYPETECQCTAPVEECPVLRRGMFDVSGCNFGAPLRVSFPHFYMADPYYLNAVTGLSPLRQAHEFRYALHQFSGIPLQVNGRVQYNVHVKDYGLELTNGLPDIILPAFWAEQRVVLTQEKIDEIKLIYTLRDVGYYTGWALFGLGLLAFGVALYFAIFVWKD encoded by the exons ATGTGCTGCTGCTGTAACTGCTCTAACCGTGCAAAGAAAGTATGGGCCTTTTTAGGAGTGGTATTTATTTTTGGTTTGGCAGCATTTTTCGGATTCGGTCTACCCGCTATAGTGGATTCCGTAGCACGGGGC GAATTCATAATGAAGCCCGGTACAGAAGTGTACGATAATTGGTTGGATTCCCAAGTGCCCATGTATTTCGACATTTATTTTTGGGATTGGACAAATCCGGAGGACATTAGAAATCCAAACGTAAAACCGAATTTCGTCCAACGAGGACCATATGTCTTCCTTGAGGTTCATCAAAGACATAATATCACATTCAACTCGGATCACACGATCACTTTTAAGCAAAAACGAACATGGACTTATATTCCAGAGCAATCCAATGGAGACTTTTATACTGATACAGTAACGACACCACACACTATTTTAATG TCCACTGGTGAAACCGTCAAAGACGATCCATTTCTAGCATCCATCATAGATGGATTGATTAGAGCGAACAATTTACTGGATGGTATCACATACCAGGATGTTCTAGTACAAGATATTCTATTCAATGGAGCTGAAGATAAACTACTAGCCGCATTGCAAGTACTGGTGGAAGCATTTCCAGAAATAGTGGAGGGCATAGAGGTACCTGATTGGGAAGGTTTTGCATATTTTGCTGAGCGCAACAACAGTATTGAATATGATggtgaattccgtatgggaaccGGCACTGATATGTGGCCAAGAACTGGCCTTATGACTGCCTGGAATGGAGAGCCAACGGTCCCGTACTATCGCGGAGAATGTGGACGTGTTCACGGCTCAACAGGTCAAGTTAATCCTCCAATGACAAGAGAGCAAATTGACAGTCAAGAAAACTTCATATTATTCGTTACGGATCTATGCAGTGCGATAAGCTTAAAGTACGATGGTGAATTTGAACTTAGTGGAGTGCGAGGTGGTGTGTGGATTGGGGATAGTCGTGTCTTCGACGGTGGTCACAATTATCCGGAAACAGAATGCCAATGTACGGCACCTGTAGAAGAGTGTCCGGTTCTTAGACGAGGAATGTTTGATGTATCCGGATGCAATTTCGGTGCACCGCTGCGTGTGAGCTTCCCGCACTTCTACATGGCTGATCCGTACTATTTGAATGCCGTCACTGGCCTAAGTCCATTGCGTCAAGCGCACGAATTTCGATACGCATTGCATCAATTCTCGGGAATTCCGTTGCAGGTTAATGGTAGAGTGCAGTACAATGTTCATGTGAAGGATTATGGATTAGA ACTTACCAATGGTTTACCTGATATTATTCTGCCTGCATTTTGGGCAGAACAACGCGTCGTACTGACACAGGAAAAAATTGACGAAATTAAG CTTATTTACACTTTGCGTGATGTCGGATATTATACGGGATGGGCACTTTTCGGTTTGGGCCTGTTGGCATTCGGAGTGGCACTGTATTTTGCTATCTTCGTAtggaaagactga